From one Labeo rohita strain BAU-BD-2019 chromosome 8, IGBB_LRoh.1.0, whole genome shotgun sequence genomic stretch:
- the si:ch211-198n5.11 gene encoding methylcrotonoyl-coenzyme A carboxylase 2 has product MMYCCMLRSFHIKGNKLIQLTRASFSENPQSWATPSKLSSYSAYHCTHSPVSGSLWRPLTHRTHRPTASSRCMSSSVRRRRLPSAFPVIDGELHPAHRHVYEANLRNSLICQQKYLVHKEKVMKGGGENAIARHTQRNRKVLVRERLRKLLDDEDYLELSPFAGLGLSYGDIPSAGCLTGIGKINGLWCMFVANDATVKGGTAYPITVKKQLRAQGVAMQNRLPCVYLVDSGGAFLPLQSEIFPDRNHGGRTFYNQAVMSAMKIPQVAVVCGSCTAGGAYVPTMSEEAVIVHRIGTIFLGGPPLVKAATGEEVSPEDLGGARLHSEVSGCVDHFAAVEDEAYEYTRNIISTLNYELPEEDSAQAEEPLYNVDDLMGLAPRCYNHSMDIRLIVSRLTDGSRFQEFKARYGTTLLTGFARIEGHQIGIVANNGELTYEASLKGSHFVQLCEQRDIPLIFLQNTAPEPAHTVSQTKAESNTNRLKAQGSMMSAVACASVPKITVVIGGCHGGDSYAMCGRAFDPNFLFLWPNARVSMLAPGHSDAFVQTEEEITQINDMLEEESSAFFSTGRLWDDGVILPQDTRKILSKCLKIIKQQEYQLSRERKRTPLLRL; this is encoded by the exons CACATTCACCTGTTTCAGGCAGTCTATGGCGACCCTTGACACATAGGACACATCGGCCAACAGCATCTTCCCGCTGTATGAGCTCCTCTGTGCGCAGGAGACGCCTGCCAAGTGCCTTTCCAGTTATAGATGGAGAACTTCATCCAGCTCACAGACATGTGTATGAAGCCAATCTAAGGAACAGCCTAATCTGCCAGCAAAA ATACCTTGTTCACAAGGAAAAAGTAATGAAGGGAGGTGGTGAAAATGCGATAGCACGCCATACGCAGAGAAATCGAAAGGTCCTCGTACGAGAAAGACTCCGCAAGCTGCTGGATGATGAAGATTATTTAGAACTGTCTCCTTTTGCTGGACTTGGTTTGTCCTATGGAGACATCCCATCAGCAGGCTGTCTCACAG gAATTGGTAAAATTAATGGACTTTGGTGCATGTTTGTTGCTAATGACGCCACTGTGAAAGGAGGTACGGCGTATCCTATCACTGTTAAAAAGCAGCTCAGGGCGCAAGGTGTGGCCATGCAGAATCGTTTGCCCTGTGTTTACTTGGTGGACAGTGGTGGCGCATTTCTGCCTCTTCAG TCAGAGATCTTTCCTGATAGAAACCATGGAGGACGTACCTTTTACAATCAAGCAGTTATGTCAGCAATGAAGATTCCTCAG GTGGCAGTAGTGTGTGGGTCATGCACAGCTGGTGGTGCTTATGTCCCCACTATGTCTGAAGAGGCGGTGATTGTCCACAGGATAGGAACAATATTTCTGGGGGGTCCACCGCTGGTGAAAGCTGCAACCGGAGAGGAGGTTTCCCCAGAGGACCTGGGAGGAGCCAGGCTGCACTCAGA AGTGAGTGGCTGTGTAGACCATTTTGCAGCAGTAGAGGATGAGGCATATGAGTATACCAGAAACATCATCTCCACACTAAATTATGAGCTCCCAGAGGAGGACAGCGCTCAGGCTGAGGAGCCCCTGTACAACGTGGACGATCTCATGGGCCTCGCACCCCGCTGCTACAATCACAGCATGGACATCAGACTG ATTGTGAGTCGACTAACCGATGGTAGTCGGTTTCAGGAGTTCAAGGCCCGTTACGGCACCACCCTCCTCACTGGGTTTGCCAGAATTGAAGG TCATCAGATTGGAATTGTGGCAAATAATGGAGAGCTGACATACGAAGCTTCCCTGAAAGGCAGTCATTTTGTTCAGCTGTGTGAACAGAGAGACATTCCTCTCATCTTCCTGCAAAACACGGCACCTGAACCTGCACACACAGTCTCACAAACCAAG GCAGAGTCCAACACTAACAGACTGAAGGCTCAGGGTTCCATGATGTCTGCTGTGGCTTGTGCTTCTGTACCCAAAATTACTGTGGTGATTGGAGGATGTCACGGAGGTGACAGCTATGCTATG tgcggAAGAGCTTTTGACCCTAATTTTCTGTTCCTGTGGCCAAATGCAAGAGTGTCGATGTTGGCCCCAGGCCACTCAGATGCATTTGTGCAGACTGAAGAGGAAATCACACAGATTAATGACAT GTTGGAGGAAGAGAGTTCAGCATTCTTTTCCACTGGCAGACTGTGGGATGATGGTGTTATTCTACCTCAGGACACCAGAaag ATTTTGAGCAAGTGTctgaaaatcattaagcaaCAAGAGTATCAATTGtccagagagagaaagaggactCCTTTACTCCGACTATAA